From Nicotiana tabacum cultivar K326 chromosome 22, ASM71507v2, whole genome shotgun sequence, one genomic window encodes:
- the LOC142176010 gene encoding uncharacterized protein LOC142176010, protein MWTRRKQRTVIGRVVTCHPTEGERYYLRLLLMNVRGPKSYQDLCKVDDKCCSTFREAIEKRGLLHYDNNLVECMSEATNYQMPYCLRRLFAALLVYCNPANPTELWKQFEDSMSEDFKILPNMNAKDIRFMALNHINDILHLMGHDINEYNLIPEKIKPSATVKETNDCHFERNIIVREEDLLLERKLNTEQRKAYVTILNRIFSNKSGAFFIDRPGGTGKTFLYRALLSTVQSKGFVALAKASSGVAASILPGGRTTHSRFKFSVDIDE, encoded by the coding sequence ATGTGGACACGTCGAAAACAACGTACTGTAATTGGACGTGTTGTAACATGTCATCCAACAGAAGGAGAAAGATATTATCTTAGATTATTACTCATGAACGTTAGAGGACCAAAATCATATCAGGACTTATGTAAAGTTGACGACAAATGTTGTAGTACATTTAGAGAGGCCATAGAAAAAAGAGGATTGTTACACTATGATAACAACTTGGTTGAATGTATGTCTGAAGCTACAAATTATCAAATGCCATATTGTTTAAGGCGTTTGTTTGCAGCATTATTAGTGTACTGTAATCCTGCTAATCCAACAGAACTTTGGAAACAATTTGAAGATTCAATGTCTGAAGATTTTAAGATTCTACCTAACATGAATGCTAAAGATATTCGTTTTATGGCTTTAAATCATATCAATGATATTTTACATTTGATGGGACATGATATTAATGAATATAATCTGATTCCTGAGAAAATTAAACCTTCAGCTACTGTGAAAGAAACCAATGACtgtcattttgaaagaaacatCATTGTTAGAGAGGAAGATTTGCTTCTAGAGAGAAAATTAAATACCGAACAACGAAAAGCGTATGTCACAATTCTTAATAGAATATTTTCTAACAAATCAGGAGCATTTTTCATTGATAGACCTGGAGGAACTGGAAAAACTTTTCTATACCGTGCTTTATTATCTACTGTACAATCAAAAGGTTTTGTCGCTTTAGCAAAAGCAAGTTCAGGTGTTGCAGCTTCAATCCTCCCAGGAGGACGAACTACTCACTCCCGTTTTAAATTTTCTGTTGATATCGatgaataa